In Armatimonadota bacterium, the genomic stretch CACCTAAGCGACGCCAAAAGCGTAGAGGAATTTATAGAATCGCTAAGGAACATGCAACAATGATTCAAGCAGACCGATTGACCAGAAGGCAACCCGAGGAGCCAGCCCGAAAGCTCGGCGACGAAACAGGGCCCACCGACCCAAAAGTGGATCGCCCAGCCGCGCCAAACCCTTTGATGGACCGATTGAAAAAGGTTGACCCAAAGCAGGCCGAAAAGTATCGGCAGCGTAGCGGAGAATAAGTGCAGATTCCAAGTCCAAAGACCTTC encodes the following:
- a CDS encoding ubiquitin-like protein UBact, giving the protein MIQADRLTRRQPEEPARKLGDETGPTDPKVDRPAAPNPLMDRLKKVDPKQAEKYRQRSGE